The following nucleotide sequence is from Aquarana catesbeiana isolate 2022-GZ linkage group LG08, ASM4218655v1, whole genome shotgun sequence.
gaggaagaaagatAATCTTGTGGTTGGAGTTGTGGACGGTGTTCCAGAAACACGGCTTGACTCCTCACAAGAATGGCCTGTTTGTATTCAGGCTGATCCTCTTGTTTAGAGGGACACGGTCCATAGAAAAAAATGGAACGTGCTTCTCTATGTTAGATGTGATCTGAAAGAAGATGATCCTGTGGTTGGAGGTGGTGATGGTGGAGAGGAGGAATTACGGGTGGAATGATGAATGGGTCTATGAACTGATGAACTTATCATTGGCTCATCACAAGACTGGGCTGCTGTATTTATGCTGATCTTCTTGTTAAGAGGGACACAGGACATAGAGAAATCCCTCTCCATCTTTCCTATGTTGgatgtgatgtgaaagtgaggaagaaagatgaTCTTGTGGTTGGAGATGTGGTTAGTGTTCCAGAAACACGGCTTGATTCCTCGcaagactgggctgtttgtatGCAAGCTGATCCTCTTGTTTAGAAGgacacgtgacataaaaaaaatggaggggggtttctctagGTTAGATGTGATGTGAAAGTAAGGAAGAAAGATGATCTTGTGGTTGGAGGTGGTGATAGTGCGGAAGAGGAATTACGGGTGGAATGATAGATGAGTCTATGAACTTATTAACTTATCACAGGCTCCTCACAATTCTGGGCTGTTTGCATTCATGCCGATCCTCTTGTTCAGAGGGACATGGGACATAGGGaggttggaggggaggggggtttctCTACGTTAGATGTAATGTGAAAGGGAGGAAGAAAGAGGATCTTGGATGTGGTCGGTGTTCCAGAAACACGGCTTGactcctcacaagactgggctgtttgtatTCATGCTGATCCTTTTGTTTAGAGGAAAATGGGAGGTAGAGAAGATGAAGGGGGGGGGTTCTCTATGTTAGATGTAatgtgaaagtgaggaagaaagatgaTCTTGTGGTTGGAGGTGGTGATGGTGCTGAGGAGGAATTACGGGTGGAATGATAGATGAGTCTATGAACTTATTAACTTATCACAGGCTCCTCACAATTCTGGGTTGTTTGCATTCATGCCGATCCTCTTGTTCAGAGGGACATGGGACGTAGAGAAGATGGAGGGGGGGTTTCTCTATGTTAGATGTAatgtgaaagtgaggaagaaagaGGATCTTGTGGTTGGAGATGTCGTCGGTGTTCCAGAAACACGGCTTGactcctcacaagactgggctgtttgtatCCATGCTGATCCTTTTGTTTAGAGGAAAATGGGAGGTAGAAAAGatgaagggggggagggttctCTATGTTAGATGTAatgtgaaagtgaggaagaaagatgatcttgtggttggaggtggtgatggtgctgaggaggaattatgggtggaatgatAGATGGGTCTATGAACTGATGAACTTATCATTGactcctcacaagactgggctgtttgCATTCATGCCGATCCTCTTGTTCAGAGGGACATGGGACGTAGAGAAGATGGAGGGGGGATTTCTCTATGTTAGATGTAatgtgaaagtgaggaagaaagGATCTTGTGGTTAGAGATGTCGTCGGTGTTCCAGAAACACGGCTTGactcctcacaagactgggctgtttgtatCCATGCTGATCCTTTTGTTTAGAGGAAAATGGGAGGTAGAAAAGatgaagggggggagggttctCTATGTTAGATGTAatgtgaaagtgaggaagaaagatgatcttgtggttggaggtggtgatggtgctgaggaggaattatgggtggaatgatAGATGGGTCTATGAACTGATGAACTTATCACAGGctcctcacaagactgggctgtttgCATTCATGCCGATCCTCTTGTTCAGAAGGACATGGGACGTAGAGAAGATGGAGGGGGGATTTCTCTATGTTAGATGTAatgtgaaagtgaggaagaaagaGGATCTTGTGGTTGGAGATGTGGTCGGTGTTCCAGAAACACGGCTTGGctcctcacaagactgggctgtttgCATTCATGCCGATCCTCTTGTTTAGAGGGAAACGGGACGTAGAAAAGATGGAGGGGGGGGTTTCTCGATGTTAGATGTAatgtgaaagtgaggaagaaagaGGATCTTGTGGTTGGACATGTGGTCGGAGTTCCAGAAACACGGCTTGGctcctcacaagactgggctgtttgtatTCATGCTGATCCTTTTGTTCAGAGCAAAACGGGACGTAAAAAAGATGGAAGGGGGTTTCTCGATGTTAGATGTAatgtgaaagtgaggaagaaagaGGATCTTGTGGTTGGACATGTGGTCGGAGTTCCAGAAACACGGCTTGGctcctcacaagactgggctgtttgtatTCATGCTGATCCTTTTGTTTAGAGGAAAATGGGAGGTAGAGAAGATGAAGGGGGGTTTCTCTATGTTAgatgtgatgtgaaagtgaggaagaaagatgaTCTTGTGGTTGGAGGTGGTGATGGTGCTGAGGAGAAACTACGGGTGGAATGATAGACAGGTCTATGAACTGATGGACTCATCAATGGAGTCTACAACAGATGTCCTGAGATTTAGAAGAAGGGGGAGCGCCGGGTCCTTACACAACTACCAAAAACACTAAAgcacaaagtgaaaaaaaatcaaataaaatctaTATGCCTTACTTgtgttaaaaatagaaaaaaataaaacaaaaaacatttaatacaaacTTGAAGGCACATCTTGATCATTTAACTGACAAAGGATAATTGTGGCCTACTGAAGAGGTTTGTCTTGAGGAATAATCTGATCTCGCCTGCTCTTCATCCACAAGCAATAATCGATCTCCTTTCCCACCACCATTTCTTCCTTCCACTCTCAGATGAAGTGCAAGGGAGATCAGACTACACTTCTTGAGGGACTCAACCAGAAGTCCTTAGCCAAGTTTTGTGGGGTGTATGTCCCTATGTGTTGAAGGCATTTTCTGCACTGGAGACACCAACAGTTCATAAGGGTTGTTTGAGATCCAGGATAACACAGGAGGgtcatctttgaaaaaaaaaaaaaactctcccgcACTCAGGTTGGTAACCTGGCTTCTCCTTCGTTGAGCATCTCCGATGTTCATAAGGAGTGAACATGCATGAAAAACATTCCCTGCACACatcaggaatacggcttctcctccACGTGGCTTCTCTGGTGTCTATAAAGATTGTACTTCCGCGTAAAACATCtcccgcactcgggacaggaatgTGGTTTCGAGCCAGTGTGACACTTCTGATGTTTGGCCAGTTCTGACCTATaaagaaaacatttcccgcactcaggacaagaacaCGGTTTCTCGTCCGTATGAGACCTCTTATGTTTGGACAGTCCCGATCTATAAAGAAAatctttcccgcactcagaacaagaaaATGACTTCTTGCCTGTGTGAGCTCTCAGGTGTTTCGCCAGCTCCGATTGCTGgcaaaaacttttcccgcacttaGGACAAGAAAGTAGTGCCTCGCCCGTGTGTGTTCTCCGATGTGAAGAAAGATTCCACCTCCGcgagaaacatttcccacactcagggcaggaatgcggcttctcgcGTGTATGAGATTTCTGATGTTTGACCAGTTCTGATTGGTAAAGAAAaggtttcccgcactcaggacaggaatgaaccttctcccctgtgtgcaatctctgatgtgcagAAAGATTccacttccgtgaaaaacatttcccgcactcgggacaggaatagGGTTTGTCCTCCGTGTGCGACCTCTGGTGTATAACCAGTTCTGATTCAAaaggaaaacatttcccgcactcgggacaggcATAGGGTTTCTCCTCCGCGTGAGTCCTCTGGTGTATAACCAGTTCTGATTCGAAAggaaaacttttcccgcactcagaacaggaatacagcttcttgCACTTCTGAGATCTCTGGTGTTTGACCAGCTCGGATTTATAgacgaaacatttcccgcacttaggACAGGAATGTAGTGCCTCACCCGTGTGTAATCTCTGATGGGCAGAAAGACTccacttccgtgaaaaacatttcccgcactcaggacagggatacggcttctcgcccgtgtgagaACTCTGATGCGAGTAAAGGTGGGACTTCCttgaaaaacttttcccgcactcggggcaggaatacggcttctcgcccgtgtgagatttctgatgtttgACCAGCTCTGATTGATAAaggaaacgtttcccgcactcggggcaggaatacggcttctcggcCGTGTGCAATCGCTGATGTCTGACCAGTTTGGATCTAAagggaaaacatttcccgcactcggtacAGGGATACAGCTCCTCGCCCGAATGAGACTTCTGATGGGTGACCAGTTCTGATTTGTAAagaaaacgtttcccgcactcacgGCAGGAATGAAGCTTCTCGTCCGCGTGCGATCGCTGGTGCCTGACCAGTTTGGATTTAAAAGGAAAATATTTGCCGCACTTAAGACAGGAATGAGGCTTCTCGCCCGTGCGGGATCTCCGATGTACAGAAGTACTTGGTTTAGAACTTTCCCCGCATTCAGGATAGGAGAGTTTCTTCTTTCCTCGTGTTCCGGCCCCACCCCTCACAATACGAGGTTCctcagagtcagagggattccatggtctatccacactgtgaagtccaccatccatagtggagatcattgtcttttctcctccacaatctcctgtgatgtcctcatcttctattctacaacctggagataaagtgagacgatcctttgagggtttctccatggcgtgtcctggaaaaatataaaaacatcatcaatagatatgagagggttagttcacttccatcaagattccatctggatcaggtagatatgagtgagGAGATGTTCTCTGTGGTTGACCCAACCAGTTGGACAACTTACaacaccgatatacgtccttacttcaaagagggatatcgttgttatggcagcagctagctgccataaccccggtatcctcttgatcggctggcggtccgctttcagataaaaagtggtctctgtggcggattcgccgcgagatcacttttatcgtcggCGGGAGAGGGCCATAACCCCGGTTATCCTCTTGATCGgctggcggtccgctttcagataaaaagtggtctctgtggcggattcaccgtgagatcacttttatcgtcggCGGGAGagggccataaccccggtatcctcttgttcggttggcggtccgctttcagataaaaaggtggtctctgtggcggattcaccgtgagatcacttttatcgtcggCGGGAGAGGGCCATAACCCCGGTTATCCTCTTGTTCGGTTGGCGGTCCGCTTTCGGATAAAAAGGTGGTCTCTGTGgaggattcgccgtgagatcacttttatcgtcggCGGGAGagggccataaccccggtatcctcttgttcggttggcggtccgctttcagataaaaaggtggtctctgtggcggattcaccgtgagatcacttttatcgtcggCGGGAGagggccataaccccggtatcctcttgttcggctggcggtccgctttcagataaagggtggtctctgtggcggattggccgcgagatcacttttatcgtcggcgggagagggccaccccccacttaccggagccgtcggcagcggcggaggcgatcgaatcttcacccttgctgggtatggagacgagtgaggggaagatggcccccacccgtctccataacattccAGGGCCcgtaaagggccatttttttttttaaattacaaatttttttctttttgtttttattgcattttagtgtaaatatgagatctgaagtctttttcaccccagatctcatatttaagaggtcctgtcgtgttttttttctattacaagggatgtttacattccttgtaatcggaataaaagtgatattttttttttaaaaactgtgtaaaaaaaaataaataaaaaaaaaaaaaaaaggtaaaataagaaaaaaaatgtttttgtttttttttctaaatgcgccctgtcccgccgagctcgtgcgcaggagcgaacgcatacgtgagtagcgcccgcatatgaaaacggtggtcaaaccgcacatgtgaggtttcgccgcgatcgttagagcgagagcaataattccagccctagacctcctctgtaactcaaaacatgcaacctgtagatttttttttaaattcgcctatggagatttttaagggtaaaagtttgtcgccattccacgagcgggcgcaattttgaagcatgacatgctgggaatcaatttactcgtcgtaacattatctttcacaatataaaaaaaaaaaattgggctaactttactgttgtcttattttttaattcaaaaaagtgtattttttccaaaaaaaagtgcgcttgtaagacagctgcgcaaatacggtgtgacagaaagtattgcaacgacctccgttttattctctagggtgttagggggaaaaaaatgtataatgtttggggattctaagtaattttctagcaaaaaaaaaactaacttgtaaacaacaaatctcgaaaagaggctcggtccttaagtggttaactggtgAAAAGGGATTTTGGTCCTCCTCTCCGATCACTGCTGTGTTCATGCAGCTTTGTCAGAAAGTGAGGGAACCAATCAGGATTGGGTGTTGTTCGCAGAACCTCAAGCCTAGGCGCTGGGTCAGGTGTGCTCTACTAAAGAGGATGATTAGAGTTCATACTGGGATACCCTCCACTTTCGAAACAGAACCAAATGGTCAAAGACTTAGGGTCCCGGGCATAGGCTGATAAACCAAGCCTGAAACTGAGAGAAAAGATCGAACGTGCACAACGAGTAACAGAATGGGGGAGGTGACCATTATTGACCTATTATTGGCTGATATCACTgagctctggaccaatcagtgtgcGGTAACAGATCAGAGATAAAAGAAGACTATATTAtgggtcacctgtgctgatctctgtagaagtgtcctcctctatgaatgtcctcgtcattccagcctcctccgtatattggtgatcatccctcacatacgtctcttctacttcaccctcaactttcaggttcatcagatcttcaccctaaaccaacagaatggcagaaaataacatctgtaacatagaagtatttatgatgtgagatcacatagaaaatatcatcttgtagagtccacacatcatctccacatgtcagagtgttcaatcactttatgttcccgaccctcaactccacctacctgatgatggtgagggatggtgtgaccttccagggtggaatcccgggaatacagaggatggggtgggttcctggtattaggtggctccaacATATCCTTGTGCCCTGAAAATGCCGCCATcacaccatactcctcatcctcctctctatacttcaatcactttatgttcccgaccctcaactccacctacctgatgatggtgagggatgatgtgacCTTCCCGTGTGGAGTCCCAGGAATACAGACGATAAGGTGGGTTTCTGGtgttaggtggctccatcataatGTTCTCGtacagatccttgtgtccttcagaaAACTCCTTCATCACACCATACTCCTCGTCCGCCATTTTAAACTCCTTTTTAACAGTAATATTAGAATCTCTCAGgtctccactctgaatatataagaaaaattacatcaatggtaacaatgcagataatgtacagatcctaatgatactatcagtgattgttcctcatctacctgatgatggtgagggatggtgtgaccttcctgtgtggaatcctgggaatacagaggacggggacatctctctggtgggttcctggtattaggcgACTCCATTGTGATTTCCATATATCCTTCCGAAAACTCCTTTATCACAACATACTCTACATCCccttctttatactcttctttaacaatgttatcatccctgaggtttccactctgaatataaaaTACAACATTTATTTTAACAAACGtttaaatcataactaccaataattgtaatcatctacctgatgatggtgagggattaggtgaccttcctgtgtggaatcccaggaatacagaggaaaaggacatctctctggtgggtttctccTATCATATGGCTCCATAACATCCTCATGTCCATCTGAAGGTCCCCCCACCacaccatcctcctcctcttcatactcTTCTTGAATACTGTTATTCATAACCTTGATGTTTCCATTCGAAATATATAAGGCAACATTCATTGTAGTGCATgcttgtaataaaaattataactaccaataattgtttaTCATCTACCTGATCATGTGCATTGTTGTCATTGTCTTGTGTATCCATCATGACgttcttgtagagatccttgtgtccttctaaatactcccactcctccatggagaaatagacagtgacatcctgacaccttataggaacctgacacacacaatgatacagtcaccatccagacacatcccttgtctgttactggataatgtcccagaattcccagaatcctcctcacctctcctgtcagcagctccatcatcttgttGATGACCTTGAGAATCTTCTTCTCATTGTTTCTCTTAAGTATCAAGAATCGAGGTGGAGGCACTGTAAAAGTTAGTTGGTCTTCGCCCTTCAGAGGAGGAAATCTCTGTatagaaaaagacaaaaaagtgaggATATATGCCctacccagaatcctcctcacctctccggtcaggtctgtgtttttattaatagagatgagtgatgtcatgtgacctcccagaatcctcctcacctctctggtcaggtctgtgtttttattaatagagataagagtgatgtcatgtgacctcccagaatcctcctcacctctccggtcaggtctgtgttttattaatagagataagagtgatgtcatgtgacctcccagaatcctcctcacctctccggtcaggtctgtgttttattaatagagataagagtgatgtcatgtgacctcccagaatcctcctcacctctccagtcaggtctgtgttttattaatagtgataagagtgatgtcatgtgacctcccagaatcctcctcacctctccggtcagcaggtagatgatctccagggtgaggtttagtatcttctctgTCATGTGACTCCGTTCCTCCTCCATCTTCATTGGTCATGTGATGTATACAGGTTTCCCTGTAGACCAATGATCAAAAAACAGAGAATTATCTGGAAATTTACTGGTTGTGCAATAGTAAGATGAACATTTTCGAATGGGAGATcttgcttcacttcctgtcccggaggcacaacaggaagtgagagaaaatctccccaaatTGAAAGAAAATCCAGTATTGGATGTTTGGTCAACAATAAAAAGGCGccccccactggaagattttccccttcacttcctgtcctgtctgACAACCCAAGATTTTGGATTGTCCCATCGCTTTCCCTCCCGGAGACAAGTTGTCACCAAGACAAACAGGGTGAATCCTCTATAGGGAGATAGAGAcagcaattagaaaaaaaaaacaaaaaaacagatatgCTAATctttccactccttgaaatttgtaattttattataaaaaactCAAAAGTCCCTGTTTGATTTGGACACCCCTCGTATTTTGTCCCATTTTCTATCACCTCTTAGATCATTAGAAGGTTCCTCATTGAATCTCACCTCTAGTCCAATAGTCCAGTTGCATGCACAACTTCAGGTCAGTCCCGTTCCCTTACCTACAATAATCTTCAAACAGAGAAAGAGAAATGGGCaagcgggacttttaaggtaccatgaattgaaaaaagaaaaacagtcgatctagaaaaatatacattttatttaaacaattctttaaaaataaacatttgcaAGAGTCTCGTATAATTTCTTTTAacatgtacaaccacttcttactctacatgtttcgctcagacgagcttcctcaggagtttttttGGAAGTGTTGCATGAAGTAAAATATACTATAAGAGAAACAACAGTTGTAAGTGATTATGCTAAGAAATTGCCATGAATAAAATCGCAAGGCATGCCTCTATACATTATTGTAGTAAAATAATCAAATATTATATTATTTCTGAGCATAATCATTTACAACTGTTGTTTCTCTTACAGTATATTTTATTTCATGCGACGCTTCCAAaaaaaaactcctgaggaagctcgtctgagcgaaacatgtagagtaagaagtggttgtacatgtTAAAAGAAATGATACGAGACTCTTGCaaatgtttattgcgattttaaagaattgtttgaataaaatttttatttttctagatcaactgttttttttccaactcATGGTACCTTAAAAGCCCCGCTTGCCCCTTTCTCTTTGTTTGTACATAATGGGATGCGGTACCAAATTCTGATCTCGTTACCCAGTTCTTTAATATATATCTCTTTAATACAATAATCTTCAATCATTTCAATGTATTTTTAATGatgttttcattatatatttttttaaatttccatagAAAGCATGGATATGATTTGAGATCAATAATCTATGGGTGGTGGGGGGGCAATTCCTGAAACCGATCCCTCTGTCGCACACCTGGCTTCTCCTCTCTTTTATGCCAGCTTTCAGCTTTTGTGGGGGGGAGCCACAGGGGGATCAGTTCCAGAAATTGCCACCCCCACCGCATTGGATCAACCACCCTGTCCGGGATCCACCACCCCCCCCCTACATCTGTCAGGTTCTCCTCCTCACCCTCCCACTGGCTGCTATTCACTGTGGGCACacgggggagtgggggggaggtgTAAATATGTCATAATAACCAGcttcttcctttcctgaatgaacacagcgagtgatCGGTACTGAACGCAAACTGTGTTCATTCGTAACTGTCGTGTATTCTCGGGCGTGCCGGCGCACTCATGCACCTGTGACAGACAGTGGTGCCAAAACAAGCTATTTAAACTTGGCTAGTGTTCAGGATCAGCActggtttgtctttcagccttCCCTGTGTCCTGCGATTCTGTATCCTGATTAAAGTTCCCGACCTGGTTTGTCTGACCACTCCCTGAACTCCGCCTGCACCAACCCCGGCTTGTCCGTGACCTCCACTTCTGTCTGCTCCTTTTGCTTCTcttccactgattggctcctgaccCGGCTTGTACCCAAACCACACtgctgcctgctcctctgtacctgatcCATCCTGCCAGTATattttgttgctggtggggggtctattgttactgaggAAGTATATTGTAGTTGTTTCGGAGATgtgctgttgctgctgggggtctatggttgcttgcagggatctattgttgctgggaggtctgTTGTTACTGAGGAAGTATATTGTAGTTGTTTCGGAGATCTGCTATTGCCGCTGGGGGTTTATGGTTGCTtgcagggatctattgttgctagggggtctattgttactgaggTAGTGTATTCTATTTGTTGGCAGAGCTGTTGCTGCAGCTTggggtctatagttgctggggTTGATATACAATTGCTGGGGtggtatattgttgctggctgctagagGATTTATTTATTCTGGATACTAGGAGATCTGTTGTTGccggtggggatctattgttgttgggaagagggagggggggtctgttgGTAGCGAGGAAGTGTGTTGTAGTagttgggagatctgttgttgctgctgggggtctatagTTGCTTGGGGGCATCTActgttgctgtggggggggggggtctgttggtAGTGAGGAAGTGTGTTGTAGTAGTtgggagatctgctgttgctgctggAGTCTATGGTTGCTTgcagggatctactgttgctgggaggtCTGTTACTGAGGTGTATTGTAGCTGTtgggagatctgctgttgctgctgggggtctatggttgcttgcagggatctattgttgctgggggggtctattgttactaagGAAGTGTATTGTAGTTGTTGGCAGAGCTATTGCTGCAGCTTggggtctatagttgctggggTGGATATATAAGTTCTGGGgaggtatattgttgctggctgctagagGATTTATTCATGCTGGCTGCTATGatatctgttgttgctggtgggggtctattgttgatggggagaggggggtgggggtctgttgGTAGTGAAGTGTGTTGTAGTAGTTGGGAgatgatctgttgttgctgctgggggtctatagttgcttgggggcatctattgttgctgggggggggggggtctgttgttacTGAGGAAGTGCATTGTAGTTGTTGGGAAAtctgctgttgctgctggggggtctatagttgctgggTTGGATTTATAATtactggggaggtctattgttgctgaggagatcCATTGGTTACTGGTTGCAGGAGATCTATATTGCTTTTCTGGTTATCATTCCATACAAGATACTTGG
It contains:
- the LOC141104696 gene encoding uncharacterized protein, translating into MEITMESPNTRNPPERCPRPLYSQDSTQEGHTIPHHHQSGDLRDSNITVKKEFKMADEEYGVMKEFSEGHKDLYENIMMEPPNTRNPPYRLNPPHPLYSRDSTLEGHTIPHHHQGEDLMNLKVEGEVEETYVRDDHQYTEEAGMTRTFIEEDTSTEISTGHAMEKPSKDRLTLSPGCRIEDEDITGDCGGEKTMISTMDGGLHSVDRPWNPSDSEEPRIVRGGAGTRGKKKLSYPECGESSKPSTSVHRRSRTGEKPHSCLKCGKYFPFKSKLVRHQRSHADEKLHSCRECGKRFLYKSELVTHQKSHSGEELYPCTECGKCFPFRSKLVRHQRLHTAEKPYSCPECGKRFLYQSELVKHQKSHTGEKPYSCPECGKSFSRKSHLYSHQSSHTGEKPYPCPECGKCFSRKWSLSAHQRLHTGEALHSCPKCGKCFVYKSELVKHQRSQKCKKLYSCSECGKSFPFESELVIHQRTHAEEKPYACPECGKCFPFESELVIHQRSHTEDKPYSCPECGKCFSRKWNLSAHQRLHTGEKVHSCPECGKPFLYQSELVKHQKSHTREKPHSCPECGKCFSRRWNLSSHRRTHTGEALLSCPKCGKSFCQQSELAKHLRAHTGKKSFSCSECGKDFLYRSGLSKHKRSHTDEKPCSCPECGKCFLYRSELAKHQKCHTGSKPHSCPECGRCFTRKYNLYRHQRSHVEEKPYS